The following DNA comes from Tunturibacter psychrotolerans.
GCCAGCAGCTTTGCATTGGCAGGCTTGGTCGGATGGAGCGTTCGCGCAGGCTCGGGCAGAGCATAAGTTTGTGCTACTGGATCTCGAGGCGGTGTGGTGTCACTGGTGCCATGTGATGGACGACGTGACGTATCGCGATCCGGCGGTGGTGAGGTTGCTGAATCAGAGATATGTGCTGGTGAAGGTGGATCAGGATTCGCGACCGGATATTTCGAATCGGTATCAGGACTATGGGTGGCCGGCTACGGTGGTGTTTGCGGCGGATGGATCGGAGATTGTGAAGCGGCAAGGGTATCTGCCGCCGAAGCTAATGTCATCGATGTTGCAGGCGATTATTGACGATCCTTCTCCGGGGCCGAGCATTGAGAGCGAGGCTGCGTTTCGTCCGGCATCGGATTCGGTGATCAAGTCTGCATTGCTGGCGCGGATCGAGGCGCAGTACGAGAAGCAATATGACAAGCCAATTGGTGGGTGGGGGTTTGTGCATAAGTATCTCGATGAAGAATCGGTGGAGTATGCGATGCGGCAGGGGGCTCGGGGGAATGCGGAGTATGCGAAGCGTGCGGGGGATACGCTGCATGATGCTACGAACCTGCTTGATCCGGTTTGGGGCGGGATGTACCAGTATTCGGTGGGGCGGCATTGGACGGAGCCGCACTTTGAGAAGCTGATCTCGATTCAGGCGGATGCGCTGCGGGAGTATTCGCTTGCCTTTGCGGAGACGCGAAATCCTGAGGATTTGAATGCGGCGCAATCTGTGCATCGCTATGTTACAAATTTTCTGACTGCTCCTGCTGCGGGTGTTTTTTTTGTGTCGCAGGATGCGGATCTGCATGATGGGCAGGAGAACGAGGCTTATTTCAAGCTTTCGGATCAGGGGCGGCGGGCGCAAGGGATACCGCGTGTCGATACGCATGTTTATGCACGCGAGAATGGGTGGATGATCGCTGCGCTTTGCGATTATTACGCTGCGAGCGACGATGTTACTGCATTGGCGCAGGCGCGGAAGGCTGCGGGATGGATTGTTGTGCATCGCAGTTTGCCTGGTGGGGGATTTCGGCACGACGATGTTGATCCCGCCGGGCCTTATCTTGGCGATACGCTGGCGATGGGGCAGGCTTTTCTTGCGCTGTATAACGTTACCGGCGATCGTGGGGATTTGAAGGCTGCTGGTGCGGCGGCGGACTATATTGCGGGTCACTTTGCGCCTGCGGCGGTGGGCGGAGGATTTGTTACGGCACAGACGGCTACGGATGCTGCGTATCGGCCGCACCCTGATCGAGATGAGAATGTTGCGTTGGTGCGGTTTGCTTCGGGACTTGCGCTGGCTTCGGGGGAGGAGCGGTATCGGGCTGCTGCCGTGGAGGCGATGCGGTATCTGGCGGCGGAGTCGATAGCGTTGCGGCCGTTATCCGCTGGCGTGCTGCTTGCTAATGAGGATATGACGGAGGCTCCGATTCACGTTACGGTGTTAGGGGCCGCGTCGAATGCTGATGTGGTTGCGCTCCACACTGCTGCGTTGCGTGCGATTACGTCGCATGAGTTGATCGAGGTGCGCGATCCGGCCGATCCTGCTCCGCTGCCTACAAGCGTTACGTACCCTCCGTTGAAGAGAGCTGCGCTCTTTCTTTGCACGGCGCAGGCTTGTTCGTCGCCGATCTTTCGCGGGGAAGAGGTTCGGGGGAAGATTCAGCGGGCGCAGCTCCAGGCACAGCGTTAGGCGATGTGGCCTTCCGGCCGGGACCGCTGCGCGCGGTGCGGTCACTTCGTGACTTTTATACCCCTTCGGATGGTGCTCCCGTTGGTCGCAGACGAAGATCTTCTGTCGGCTAGTGGGAGTCCGAAAGCGAACAGTGTTTTGTGAGATTGAACAGTGAAGGGTGTGGGCGTTGTCGGTCGGATATCGCTTATGTCTTCTTGAGATTGTAGTTACGGACGTTCTTGTGGCATGTGCTTTTGGCAGGGGAATTGCACATTTCCATTACTAGATTCTCACTTTCGGAGGCTGTGATGGCTTATTTTGAGCGGGTTCGCGATGTGGTATCGGGGCCGTTTAGTCCTGAAATTATGGCGCAGCGTACGGCTGCGGGATGGCAACTGGTGTCGATTGAGTGGAGGCGGGAGCTGCCAGATCAGGAGACTCCGACAGAGGGAGCGTTTGGCGAGGAGATTCCTTATGGGCTGCAAATCTCGGAGGACTGCATGAGGCTTGAGGTCCATCCGAGGGAGAATCAGACGCTGATGTTGATGATGGATCTGTTGGGACAGGACTTCTCGTATGCGAGCATCGTTAGCGATTTGAATGAAAAGGGGTTTCGTATGCGGAATGGTGGGCCGTGGAACAGGGTGGCGGTGTTTAACATGATGCCACGGCTGATTGAGGTGGGGCCGCGCTTGTTTTCCTCTGACGAGTGGAAGAAGCGGGAGAAGAGGTTGTCGCAGGTGAAGGCGCCGGATCTCTTTTAGCTATTGGGGCGCGGGAATTACGGGGTCGGAGTAGCCGTCGACGTGGCAGAGCCGCGCTTGTCGAGTCTTGTCTGCAGGTATTTTAAAGGCTTGCTACGGCATTTGACCGGATAGACGCGTCCAATCGACAGAGGGATCTTTTGAACCAGATAAGTATTGATACAGTGGCGCCCGCGGAGCTACAACGCTGGTGGCGTCGGCGTTGGGTTCTCTGGACAGGTGCGGTTTTTGTTCTGGTGGCGATTGTGGGGGCGTTGATGGTGCAGTGGGGATTGCGGCAGTTGCAGCCGATGTTGCGGCGAAAGGTGGTGGAGACGCTTTCGGCACGGTTCCATAGCCCGGTGGAGTTGGATCGGTTCGAGCTGTCGATGCGTAAGGGCGTGATCGTGCGGGGTGGGGGGCTGCGGATTCTTTATCTAGCGGGGCCGACGAAACCGGATGCTCGTCCGAATGCGCCGCCGATGGTGGTTGTGGATAGCTTCGAGTTCGGTACGAACTGGAGAGAGCTGCTGCGGCCGACGACGCGCATCGTAGGGGTCAAGGTGCATGGGCTGACGGTGAATATTCCGCCGAAGGAGGAGCGTGGACCGTTGATGCAGGATGATCCGAAGCAGAAAGGACAGTCGGCGCTGGGAATTACGGTGGACCGGATTGAGTGTACGGACGCGAAGATAACGCTGGAGACGCGTAAGCCGGGGAAGAAGCCGCTGGAGTTCGAGATCAGCAGCGTGGTGTTGACCGATGTTGGGGCGAAGAAGCCGTTGAACTTTACGGCGGTGCTGCGAAATCCGAAGCCAGTGGGAGATATTCGCTCGACCGGGCACTTTGGGCCGTGGCAGAAGGATAATCCGCGGGATACGCCGATCGATGGGGATTATGAGTTCACGCATGCGGACCTGTCGTCGATTCATGGGCTGGGGGGGATTTTGGCGTCGACGGGTAAGTACGAGGGGACGCTGGGGGCGATTGCGGTGGATGGAACGGCGGAGGTGCCGGAGTTCCGGCTTGATATCAGTGATCATTCGCTGCCGATGCGGACCGAGTTCAATGCGGTGGTGGATGGGACGACGGGTGATGTGCGGCTTGAACAGGTGAAGACGCGGGTGGGGCGGTCGGAGTTGACGGCTACGGGGTCGGTGACAAGGGCGGCGGGCGCCCAGGGGCATACGACGGATCTGCATGTGGTGATGGAGAAGGGCAGAATTGAAGACATGCTGGCGCTGGCGATGAAGGGAAATCCCGCGCTGATGCGGGGGGCGCTGGCGACGAAGGTGCATGTCGTGGTGCCGCCGGGGACGGTGAGCGTTTCGAAGAAGGTGAAGCTGGATGGAACGTTTGCGATTCACGACGCGCTACTGAACAACGTGAAGATGCAGCAGCAACTGGATGCGATGAGCGAAAGGGCGCAGGGGAAGCCGAAGCTGGCGAATGCGCAGGATGCCGCGGTGGTGGGATCGTCGATGTCGGGTACGTTCTCGCAGGCCGATGCGGTGATGCAGATACCGGAGCTGAACTACCAGATGCCGGGGGCGCAGGTGACGATGAATGGACAGATCGAGTTGATTGAGAGCACCTACGAGTTTCATGGAAAGGTGAGGACCGAGGCGACGGCTTCGCAGATGACGACGGGGTGGAAGAGTATGTTGCTGACGCCGTTCGACAAGCTGCTGAAGAAGAATGGGGCTGGGGTTGAGTTGCCGATCAAGGTGACGGGGACGCGGTCGACGTATGACTTGCGCCTGGATTTTCCGCACGATACGCGGGCGCCGGCCAAGCTTCCAACCCCTGCAAAATGAGAGAGTTTGGGAAAGGGGAGCCCTGGATGGTGCTTTGGTCGGAGAGACAATCGCGAAGCGCTCTGCTAGTGTCAGACTTGAGAGTTATTCGAGCCGAAGAGGTTTGTGTAGAACGATTTGATGCGGAGTTTGATGTCCGGACAGCCACAACTTTTCCCGAACCCTGAACCGACCGTTGAAGATGCGGCGGTAAATAAGGTTGAACCTGTAAAGAGAACAGCGCCGGTGTGGCTGCAGCGGCTGTCGCTGTTTGTGCTGGTGCTGTTCTGCGTGTACCTGGGCGTGCTGGTGATGGTGTTGCCATGGTGGACGCGGATATGGGACCGCAATGAGTTCATCCTGGCCCGGCCGTGGCTTGCTGCGGTGTTGCATAATGGCGCGGTGCGGGGGATGATCTCCGGGCTGGGGCTGCTGGATATATGGATCGGTGTCTCCGAGGCGGTGCACTACCGCGACTACCGGGGATGATGGGCGATCGACTGCCGGTTTTCTAACATGTGGATAGAGAGACTATGAACCCTAAGGTGCCGGATACGCTGGAGCAGGCTCCGCTGGCGTATGAGAATGCTGATTTTTTGAACTCGCCCGAGGGGCGAATGCTGAGGATTCTGGCGGAGTACCAGGAGCCGATGGCGCGGTTTCGGCGTGAGCGGATTCAGGACACGGTAGTGTTCTTCGGGTCGGCCCGGTTTCGGGCGCTGGATGTGGCGAACTCGGAGCTGGAGCTGCTGGCAAATACGGGGTCGGCCCAGCCTGCGCCGAAGGAGGAGCAACCGGCGAGCCCAGAGGAGATAGAGAGTGGCGAGGCGAGCGCGCAGAAGTTGAAGCTGGCCGAAGCTGCGGTGGAGATGGCTCAGTACTATGAGGACGCGCGACGGCTGGCGGGGATGATGGCTTCGTGGGCGAAGACCCTGCCTGGGAGGCGGCACCGTTTCGTGGTGACCTCCGGTGGTGGACCGGGGATTATGGAGGCGGCCAATCGCGGGGCGTATGAGGCTGGGTGCAAGACGATCGGGCTGAACATCAAGCTGCCGTTTGAGCAGCATCCGAACCCGTACATTACACCTGCGCTCAGCTTTGACTTTCACTACTTCTTCATGCGGAAGTATTGGTTCGCTTATCTGGCGAAGGCGTTGGTGGTGTTTCCGGGCGGGTTTGGGACGCTGGATGAGATGTTCGAGCTGTTGACGCTGGCGCAGACGAGGAAGCTGGCGAAGAAGATCACGGTGGTGATCTACGGGTCGGAGTATTGGAAGAAAGTGATCAACCTTGAGCTGCTGGCCGAGAAGGGTGCCATTGCGACGGCGGATCTGGAGCTGTTTCAGTTTGCGGATACACCGGAGGAGGCGTTCGCGCTGTTGAAGGCGGGGTTGACGGAGAATCACCTGGAGTCCGACTACGAGCGGGAGCAGGCTAGGCTGGAGAAGGAAGAGATTCCCGATCATCCGGCGCCGAGCGTGCAGGAGATGATGGGGCCGGATATCGCGAAGACGCGGTAGTGGTGGCTGCCGGGTTCAATGGTTGACGGGTGCGGGCTGCCCAATGACCTCATTTGCTGTCAGCTAAAGAGATGTCAGGGTCCGGGGCACGCTTGGTATAGTGCGTGCAGTGTCTGCACTTCGAACGAGGTCATAGTTGATTCGTTCATTCCGCACCTTGATCTGCCTTTCAGCGATGTGGGCTCTCGCCGTCACGGCTTCGGCCGAGATCAGTGCATCTCGGCATCATCCGATGAATCCACCGACTGAGCGAGACGATGTTGCGAGCATCTCTTTGGGCCGAGCCAAGGTGCCGTTGTACGGGCCGTGGAAGTTTCAGATTGGCGATTCGCCGCTTGATCCTGTGACGGGTAAGCCACTTTGGGCGGAGCCTGGATTTGACGATTCGCAGTGGGAGACGGTGAATCTCAGGCACAAGCCGGGAACGCCTCCTTCAATAGTTGGATCGCCAAACTCAGTGCCGGGCTGGACTGTGAGAGGACATCCAGGGTATGCGGGTTACGCGTGGTATCGCATACACGTTGGCCTGATTGAACCGCCCGAGACGCGAGTGGCTCTTGCCGGGCCCCCCGCTGTGGACGATGGTTACCAGCTTTTCGCCAACGGCGCACTGATAGGCAGTTTCGGCGACTTTAGCGGAAAGACGCCGACAGTCGGCGTTGCCAAGCCGATGTTCTTTTCTATCCCGCAGGACTCTTTGCCACAGGTGGGGATCTCCGGCACACCCGCAACCTCCCTTGTGCTTGCCTTTCGGATGTGGATGGACCCCACGACTCTGGTCGGCTCATCCGATGCGGGTGGTTTTCACACCGCGCCCGTATTAGGCAGTGAGGACGCCGTTTGGGATGTGTACAAGTTAGATTGGCTGGCACGGGTACTTTCGACTGGATCCAATGCCGCCTTCGCTGTCGGATTCGTCGCGCTGGCGCTGCTGCTATTCAGTCTTAGATTGGTTGACCGCTCCGACTCGGTCTATCTCTGGATTGGAAGTGTATTTCTCCTCCGAGCGGTCGTTGAAGCGCTGCATAGTGCGGTGAGCTGGATCGACCTCAACGGCATCACGTGGACCTGGATGACTGATGTTCTTAATTCACTGATCTATGCCGGATGGCTGATGGTCTGGTGGGTTTGGTTTGGGCGGCCCCGACCTGCCTGGTTACGGTTCGCAGTGTTTGGTTTGGCAGCGCTGAATCTGATTGCGACCTTATATGCCGGACCGACATCGGTTATTTCCGCACCCACCTCGGTTACAGCCGCCTTCTACGTCGCGGATGTTATTTCTCGGCTACTCTTATTCTCAACTCTGATCTGGATCGTTGTTCAGGGGATTCGACGACAGGGCGTCGAGGGCTGGCTGGTCTTGCCCGCCGTGATCCTCTTCGGGGTTGGGCTTTGGGCACCCGAGTTGGTTAGTTTGAACGTTCCTTTCTTTTGGTACCCCTATGGCGTGGGCTTCACGATGTGGCAAGTCATAGATGTTGCCCTGGTAGTGACTCTCACGTTGCTTTTGCTCCGGCGGTTGTTACGGTCATTGGAACGGCAGCGTTTGATGGCACTCGACGTGAAGCAGGCACAGGAGGTGCAGCAGGTAGTCCTGCCAGAGTCACGGCTGGTATTGCCGGGCCTTGTGATCGAGAGCGAGTACCGGCCTGCGCGCGAGGTGGGTGGAGACTTCTTTCAGATCATTCCGAATGGAGCAGATGGAAGCTTGCTGATCGTTGCCGGTGACGTAACCGGCAAAGGTTTGAAGGCTGGCATGCTGGTGGCGCTGCTGGTTGGGGCGATTCGGACGGCGGCTGAGGTTTGTACGGATCCGGATCTGATCCTTCGTACTTTGAATAAGAGACTATTAGGCCGTAGCCAGGCTCAGGCTACCTGCCTTGCGCTCACCATCGCAAAAGACGGCGAAGTGGTGTTGGCCAATGCCGGGCATGTGCCTCCGTATCGAAACAAAGAGGCGATTGCGATGGAGGGGGCTTTGCCGCTTGGGATGGTCGATGGCGCAGAGCCTTCCGTCATGCGATTTCAACTGGTTGAGGGCGACACGCTGGTGTTGATTTCGGACGGTGTTGTCGAGGCCACCGACGCGAATAAGCGGCTATTTGGATTCGAGCGGGTGGCAAAACTTTTAGAGACGGCAGGTACCGCTGCGGAGATTGCGAGTGCTGCGCAGGAGTTTGGACAGGAGGATGACGTTAGCGTGATCTATATGACTCGGACTGCTCGTCTGTAATGATCTTGGAAGGTGTGTCAGAAGGATGACATCGAGAGAGTCGATGGTCTGAGTCTTGCGTGGGAGGCTGTCAAGTCACGCCTTCTGATAGGATTCTCGTTCTGGCACGCTCGAAAGTAGTTAGATCGTTCGCGGCACCCATCTTTTTTTGAGGTCTTGCATGCAACGGAAACCAAGTGTCCTTGCCGCACTCTTTCTTGTCGTAGTGTTGATGTTTCAGAGCTTTGGGGCGATGCTTCTGGCTCAAGCGGCCGCTGCGCCGCCACCGCCTCCTACGCCTGCGGAGCTCGATCAGTTGCTCGCGCCGATAGCGCTCTATCCCGACTCATTGCTGGCGCAGATTACAACGGCTTCGACGAATCCTCAGGAGATTCTTGATGTCGATAACTGGCTGGCGCTGAATAAGGGCCTGAGCGGAACGGCGTTGACGGATGCGGCGCAGAAGCAGGGTTTCGACCCGGCTTTTATCGCGCTCACCAACTTTCCTTCCGTGATCGAGATGATGGCCGAGAATATCGACGACTACGCTGCGCTTGGGACGGCCGTCTCTTCGAATCAGCAGGAGGTGGTGGCGTCGATTCAGCGGCTGCGTTCGCAGGCCTACGCGGCAGGAACGTTGCGCAGCACGCCGCAGCAACAGGTTGAGGTGCAGCAGAGTTCGGGACAACCGATCTATGTGATTCAGCCGGCGAATCCGCAGGTGGTGTATGTGCCGCAATATAATCCGACGGTCGTTTACGTGGCGCCGAGCACCAGTAGTGTGGTGGCGGCTTCGCTGATTGGCTTTGGGGTGGGGATCGGGATTGGTGCGCTGCTGGTGAACAACCAGCCTTGGGGTTGGGGTGGCTGGGGATGGAACTGGGGTGGGCGCAGCATCTACTACAACCATGGCCCTTGGGGTGGATGGCATGGTGGGTACTATCCGCCGCGGCCGTACTATCGTCCACGGCCGGTGCCATATGGCAACCGTCCAGGATATGGCGGCAACTGGGGATATCGTCCGCCGAACTACCGGCCGCCGATGTCGGCGAATCGGCCGGGGTACAGCCGTCCTGGCTATGGTCAGCCGGGTTACCGTCCGGGCCGTCCCGGAGGATCGCCGGGTGGTCCAAACAATGGGCGTCCGGGTGGGCAACCGGGAGGGTCGCGTCCTGGGACTCCGGGATATCGACCGGGTGGGCCGGGAAACGGGAACCGTCCAGGAACTCCTGGGAATGGAAATCGCCCGGGAACCGGTCCGGGGAATGGGAATAAACCTGGAACTCCGGGAAACGGAAACAGACCGGGAACTCCTGGGAACGGAAATCGCCCGGGGACAGGTCCGGGAAATCCTGGAAAGCCGGGAAATGGAAATCGACCAGGAGGTGGTCAGGGCGGAGGTCGTCCGTCGCAGCCTGGACAGGGCGGAAGACCGACACCGCAGCCGGGGCAGGGTGGAAGACCGACACCGCAGCCCCGTCCAACTACGCGGCCGGCGCAACCGAATCGTCCTACGCAACAACCGCGTCCTACGCAGAGCCGTCCTAGTCCGCAATCTCGTCCTACGAACCAGAGCAGGCCAGCGCAACAGTCTCGGCCCTCAGGGGGGCAGTCGTCGGGGTCGCGGCCACCATCGAACCGAGGGTCGAACGGCAAGCCTAACTAGATTGTCTGTGTTTAGGAGCCTTGAGACGAGGGGGCTTCGTACCCACCGCGCCGCTGGCTCGCAATCGGAGTGTGTGGCACTGACTTGCCCGATTCTGGCGATCGAATGAGACCTACAACCTTCGGGGAATCATTGTAGATAATAGGTTTACGGATTTTGAAGCTGCATTGTTGGTGC
Coding sequences within:
- a CDS encoding DUF255 domain-containing protein — encoded protein: MRSRFAMLVCLFGFAVSGFASPAVAPAALHWQAWSDGAFAQARAEHKFVLLDLEAVWCHWCHVMDDVTYRDPAVVRLLNQRYVLVKVDQDSRPDISNRYQDYGWPATVVFAADGSEIVKRQGYLPPKLMSSMLQAIIDDPSPGPSIESEAAFRPASDSVIKSALLARIEAQYEKQYDKPIGGWGFVHKYLDEESVEYAMRQGARGNAEYAKRAGDTLHDATNLLDPVWGGMYQYSVGRHWTEPHFEKLISIQADALREYSLAFAETRNPEDLNAAQSVHRYVTNFLTAPAAGVFFVSQDADLHDGQENEAYFKLSDQGRRAQGIPRVDTHVYARENGWMIAALCDYYAASDDVTALAQARKAAGWIVVHRSLPGGGFRHDDVDPAGPYLGDTLAMGQAFLALYNVTGDRGDLKAAGAAADYIAGHFAPAAVGGGFVTAQTATDAAYRPHPDRDENVALVRFASGLALASGEERYRAAAVEAMRYLAAESIALRPLSAGVLLANEDMTEAPIHVTVLGAASNADVVALHTAALRAITSHELIEVRDPADPAPLPTSVTYPPLKRAALFLCTAQACSSPIFRGEEVRGKIQRAQLQAQR
- a CDS encoding recombinase family protein, giving the protein MAYFERVRDVVSGPFSPEIMAQRTAAGWQLVSIEWRRELPDQETPTEGAFGEEIPYGLQISEDCMRLEVHPRENQTLMLMMDLLGQDFSYASIVSDLNEKGFRMRNGGPWNRVAVFNMMPRLIEVGPRLFSSDEWKKREKRLSQVKAPDLF
- a CDS encoding AsmA-like C-terminal region-containing protein; the encoded protein is MNQISIDTVAPAELQRWWRRRWVLWTGAVFVLVAIVGALMVQWGLRQLQPMLRRKVVETLSARFHSPVELDRFELSMRKGVIVRGGGLRILYLAGPTKPDARPNAPPMVVVDSFEFGTNWRELLRPTTRIVGVKVHGLTVNIPPKEERGPLMQDDPKQKGQSALGITVDRIECTDAKITLETRKPGKKPLEFEISSVVLTDVGAKKPLNFTAVLRNPKPVGDIRSTGHFGPWQKDNPRDTPIDGDYEFTHADLSSIHGLGGILASTGKYEGTLGAIAVDGTAEVPEFRLDISDHSLPMRTEFNAVVDGTTGDVRLEQVKTRVGRSELTATGSVTRAAGAQGHTTDLHVVMEKGRIEDMLALAMKGNPALMRGALATKVHVVVPPGTVSVSKKVKLDGTFAIHDALLNNVKMQQQLDAMSERAQGKPKLANAQDAAVVGSSMSGTFSQADAVMQIPELNYQMPGAQVTMNGQIELIESTYEFHGKVRTEATASQMTTGWKSMLLTPFDKLLKKNGAGVELPIKVTGTRSTYDLRLDFPHDTRAPAKLPTPAK
- a CDS encoding TIGR00730 family Rossman fold protein codes for the protein MNPKVPDTLEQAPLAYENADFLNSPEGRMLRILAEYQEPMARFRRERIQDTVVFFGSARFRALDVANSELELLANTGSAQPAPKEEQPASPEEIESGEASAQKLKLAEAAVEMAQYYEDARRLAGMMASWAKTLPGRRHRFVVTSGGGPGIMEAANRGAYEAGCKTIGLNIKLPFEQHPNPYITPALSFDFHYFFMRKYWFAYLAKALVVFPGGFGTLDEMFELLTLAQTRKLAKKITVVIYGSEYWKKVINLELLAEKGAIATADLELFQFADTPEEAFALLKAGLTENHLESDYEREQARLEKEEIPDHPAPSVQEMMGPDIAKTR
- a CDS encoding PP2C family protein-serine/threonine phosphatase yields the protein MIRSFRTLICLSAMWALAVTASAEISASRHHPMNPPTERDDVASISLGRAKVPLYGPWKFQIGDSPLDPVTGKPLWAEPGFDDSQWETVNLRHKPGTPPSIVGSPNSVPGWTVRGHPGYAGYAWYRIHVGLIEPPETRVALAGPPAVDDGYQLFANGALIGSFGDFSGKTPTVGVAKPMFFSIPQDSLPQVGISGTPATSLVLAFRMWMDPTTLVGSSDAGGFHTAPVLGSEDAVWDVYKLDWLARVLSTGSNAAFAVGFVALALLLFSLRLVDRSDSVYLWIGSVFLLRAVVEALHSAVSWIDLNGITWTWMTDVLNSLIYAGWLMVWWVWFGRPRPAWLRFAVFGLAALNLIATLYAGPTSVISAPTSVTAAFYVADVISRLLLFSTLIWIVVQGIRRQGVEGWLVLPAVILFGVGLWAPELVSLNVPFFWYPYGVGFTMWQVIDVALVVTLTLLLLRRLLRSLERQRLMALDVKQAQEVQQVVLPESRLVLPGLVIESEYRPAREVGGDFFQIIPNGADGSLLIVAGDVTGKGLKAGMLVALLVGAIRTAAEVCTDPDLILRTLNKRLLGRSQAQATCLALTIAKDGEVVLANAGHVPPYRNKEAIAMEGALPLGMVDGAEPSVMRFQLVEGDTLVLISDGVVEATDANKRLFGFERVAKLLETAGTAAEIASAAQEFGQEDDVSVIYMTRTARL
- a CDS encoding DUF3300 domain-containing protein is translated as MQRKPSVLAALFLVVVLMFQSFGAMLLAQAAAAPPPPPTPAELDQLLAPIALYPDSLLAQITTASTNPQEILDVDNWLALNKGLSGTALTDAAQKQGFDPAFIALTNFPSVIEMMAENIDDYAALGTAVSSNQQEVVASIQRLRSQAYAAGTLRSTPQQQVEVQQSSGQPIYVIQPANPQVVYVPQYNPTVVYVAPSTSSVVAASLIGFGVGIGIGALLVNNQPWGWGGWGWNWGGRSIYYNHGPWGGWHGGYYPPRPYYRPRPVPYGNRPGYGGNWGYRPPNYRPPMSANRPGYSRPGYGQPGYRPGRPGGSPGGPNNGRPGGQPGGSRPGTPGYRPGGPGNGNRPGTPGNGNRPGTGPGNGNKPGTPGNGNRPGTPGNGNRPGTGPGNPGKPGNGNRPGGGQGGGRPSQPGQGGRPTPQPGQGGRPTPQPRPTTRPAQPNRPTQQPRPTQSRPSPQSRPTNQSRPAQQSRPSGGQSSGSRPPSNRGSNGKPN